The region CTATTGCCGCGATGCGGCGGCCAGCGCGGCGGCCGCTGAGCGCGGTATCTGGCGGCCGGGCCTGGACGCGCTGGAGCGGGCCACCGGCCTGCGCTTTGGCTGCGCGCGGGCGCCCTTGCTGCTGTCGGTGCGCTCGGGCGCACCGGTGTCCATGCCGGGCATGATGGAAACGCTGCTGAATATCGGCCTGTGCGAAGCCACGCTGCCGGGTTTTTTGCGCCAGACCGGCAACCCGCGCCTGGTCTGGGACACCTACCGCCGCCTGGTAGCCAGCTACGGCGAGGTGGTGGCCGGTGTGCCGGCAGCGGTGTTCGAGGCGCAGAGCAGCGCGCTGTTGGAAGAGCGTGGTGTGAGTGATGAACGCGAGCTGGACTTTGCCGAGCTGCGCAGCCTGACCCGGCGCTACCTTGATGCTTACGCGGCCGCCGCCGGCGCGCCATTTCCGCAGCAGCCCGAGGCGCAGCTGCGCGGCGCCATCGGCGCGGTGTTCGCCAGCTGGCAGTCCGCCAAGGCCTGCGAGTACCGCCGGCAACGCAACATCCCCGATGCCATCGGCACGGCGGTGACGGTTCAGACCATGGTCTACGGCAATGCCGGCGGGCGCTCGGGCTCGGGCGTGGGCTTCACCCGCGACCCGGTCAGCGGCGAGCCCAAGCTGTGGATCGACTTTCTGTTCAACGCCCAGGGCGAGGATGTGGTGTCGGGCCGGCGCAGTGCCTTTGGCCACGATGAATTGGCCGCCGTGATGCCGGCCGTCTGGCAAGCCTTGGGCGAGACCGCCGCGACGCTGGAGCAGGCCTTCGGCGATATGCAGGACTTTGAGTTCACCGTGCAAGACGGCCGCCTCTATCTGCTGCAGACCCGCAATGGCAAATGCTCCGCCC is a window of Paucibacter sp. KCTC 42545 DNA encoding:
- a CDS encoding PEP/pyruvate-binding domain-containing protein, with amino-acid sequence MNARLEQAQAWPQALYLIGCTAPEAEQTGGLAASAQSMGFKAYNLLRMAALGLPVPPAFAIGTTYCRDAAASAAAAERGIWRPGLDALERATGLRFGCARAPLLLSVRSGAPVSMPGMMETLLNIGLCEATLPGFLRQTGNPRLVWDTYRRLVASYGEVVAGVPAAVFEAQSSALLEERGVSDERELDFAELRSLTRRYLDAYAAAAGAPFPQQPEAQLRGAIGAVFASWQSAKACEYRRQRNIPDAIGTAVTVQTMVYGNAGGRSGSGVGFTRDPVSGEPKLWIDFLFNAQGEDVVSGRRSAFGHDELAAVMPAVWQALGETAATLEQAFGDMQDFEFTVQDGRLYLLQTRNGKCSAQALARIALDLCDAGVITPEQARKRTAALSLNELVSTGTAAADGQALQPLAHAASASSGVAMGEIAFDEAAARARHAAGAPVLLVRRDAETGDIAALELATGLLTQRGARTSHAAVVARQLGKVCLVGCAEMALDEEARTLSIGELTLREGDLLTLDGNDGAIYAGAVHTLVLPLADLQQRLTRLRAGAEAGQPTQLAELAADAAA